A single region of the Candidatus Binatia bacterium genome encodes:
- a CDS encoding YciI family protein — protein sequence MLFVIIGHDAPDARDKRPRHRPAHLAHLEPLTASGKLLLAGPFTDGGGSLIVIDAESAAAVWDLLSRDPYVTNGVFNRVEVRPFLQVFPRADA from the coding sequence ATGTTGTTCGTAATTATCGGTCACGACGCCCCTGACGCCCGCGACAAGCGGCCGCGGCACCGGCCAGCTCATCTCGCGCACCTCGAACCACTGACCGCCTCCGGCAAGCTGTTGCTCGCCGGGCCCTTTACGGATGGGGGCGGCAGCCTCATCGTCATCGACGCTGAGTCCGCCGCCGCCGTATGGGACCTCCTGAGCCGCGATCCTTACGTAACTAACGGCGTTTTCAACCGCGTCGAGGTGCGGCCCTTCCTGCAGGTGTTCCCGCGCGCCGACGCTTGA
- a CDS encoding DUF3187 family protein, with amino-acid sequence MLSLTRALSALACLLPAAAFSATGVGYGPLPVRNFQPIQLIFLNLPFERAAVLSPGAFSVRLESAESNEIATEQGDVAALLKFESNRTVLGGSVGVWPRLEVGVDIPMISRFGGFMDPFINGVEDLFGQVNPERKLFPDNVFGGFSVDRRGVALFHGPKQQFALGDLWFSAKYELWRPEKLPMLSLRGAVKVPTGRAGAVFGSGQPDVGVGFAMEYGPLSWLMLYQNLNLIFPVGRITPGNLSLDPFVTEGFALELCLARWVSLVVQQEAYTSPMHGTGTPILDGTAVELAAGFNVAWEGWLLQVGGINNVSGVATAADFTFYLRLSYAGELPGRRSG; translated from the coding sequence GTGCTCTCCCTCACTCGAGCGCTGTCAGCCCTGGCCTGTTTGCTGCCGGCAGCGGCGTTCAGCGCTACTGGGGTCGGGTACGGCCCTCTGCCGGTCCGGAATTTCCAGCCGATTCAGTTGATCTTTCTGAACTTGCCCTTCGAACGCGCCGCGGTGCTGTCGCCCGGCGCGTTCAGCGTCCGCCTCGAATCAGCCGAAAGTAACGAGATCGCCACCGAGCAGGGGGATGTTGCGGCGCTCCTGAAATTCGAAAGCAACCGCACGGTTCTCGGTGGTTCAGTCGGGGTTTGGCCCCGCCTCGAAGTCGGGGTCGACATCCCGATGATCTCACGTTTTGGGGGATTCATGGACCCCTTCATCAACGGCGTCGAGGATCTCTTCGGCCAGGTGAACCCTGAGCGGAAGCTCTTTCCAGACAACGTCTTCGGCGGTTTCTCCGTCGATCGCCGAGGTGTTGCGCTGTTTCACGGCCCCAAACAACAGTTCGCCCTTGGCGACCTCTGGTTCAGCGCGAAATACGAACTCTGGCGGCCGGAGAAACTTCCCATGCTGTCGCTGCGCGGAGCGGTCAAGGTCCCAACAGGTCGAGCCGGGGCGGTCTTCGGTAGTGGGCAGCCCGATGTCGGCGTTGGCTTCGCCATGGAGTACGGGCCGCTTTCGTGGCTGATGCTGTACCAGAATCTCAACCTGATCTTTCCGGTGGGACGGATAACGCCGGGTAACCTGAGCCTCGATCCATTCGTGACGGAGGGGTTCGCACTCGAGCTTTGCCTGGCTCGCTGGGTGTCGCTGGTTGTGCAACAGGAGGCGTACACGAGTCCGATGCACGGTACGGGAACCCCGATTTTGGACGGGACGGCGGTCGAGTTGGCGGCGGGCTTCAACGTGGCGTGGGAGGGGTGGCTACTCCAGGTTGGCGGCATCAACAACGTGAGCGGCGTTGCTACTGCCGCGGACTTCACCTTTTACCTGCGCCTCAGCTACGCCGGCGAACTGCCGGGAAGACGAAGCGGTTGA
- a CDS encoding class I SAM-dependent methyltransferase family protein produces MSVTANVMHVLARYSEGLRLAACHGSESGIVLEYAYENVPQGSGALGRWIDRTFLQLRRCDALRRRVDLTREMVAGLIADRRTNGRRTVILDVAAGTGRYLRELARSRKRGDLVIRCLDRNPHEVMLGRQLVNREGLSDFDFEVGDATDDASYLMRDDPDIILAIDLFPYLHDDMAVRTVMAHSFSHLAPKGLFVCTGAGPDTTVRGSEHWGGSGFQLAPLMRKTAAIESWMAAAGFTAISSVAIGDGHMALLGEKHAVQKFVGDPGKSRKAAASSEAEPRLSPG; encoded by the coding sequence ATGTCTGTAACGGCGAACGTAATGCATGTGCTGGCTCGGTATTCGGAGGGCCTGCGGCTCGCCGCCTGTCACGGGTCGGAATCCGGAATCGTGCTCGAGTATGCGTACGAAAACGTCCCTCAGGGGTCGGGTGCGCTGGGCCGCTGGATCGATCGCACCTTCCTTCAGCTTCGGCGCTGCGATGCACTGCGAAGACGGGTCGACCTGACGCGAGAGATGGTCGCCGGGTTGATAGCCGATCGCCGTACCAACGGACGCCGGACCGTAATTCTCGATGTCGCCGCAGGAACGGGGAGGTACTTACGGGAGCTTGCACGATCCCGCAAGCGGGGCGACCTGGTAATTCGGTGCTTGGACCGCAACCCGCACGAGGTCATGCTCGGCCGCCAGCTAGTCAATCGTGAAGGCCTCTCGGACTTCGACTTCGAGGTCGGCGACGCGACCGATGACGCCAGTTACCTGATGCGAGACGATCCTGACATCATCCTCGCGATCGACCTGTTCCCCTACCTGCACGACGACATGGCCGTGCGGACGGTAATGGCACACTCATTCTCCCACCTTGCGCCGAAGGGTTTGTTCGTCTGCACCGGTGCCGGGCCAGACACAACGGTCCGCGGCTCCGAGCACTGGGGAGGCAGCGGCTTTCAGCTTGCTCCCCTCATGCGCAAGACCGCCGCCATCGAGAGCTGGATGGCCGCGGCCGGCTTCACCGCGATTTCCTCCGTGGCCATCGGCGACGGGCACATGGCGCTGCTTGGGGAAAAGCACGCGGTCCAGAAGTTCGTCGGCGACCCCGGCAAGAGCCGGAAGGCAGCCGCCTCATCCGAGGCGGAACCCCGGCTTTCGCCAGGGTGA